In Dermacentor albipictus isolate Rhodes 1998 colony chromosome 6, USDA_Dalb.pri_finalv2, whole genome shotgun sequence, the following proteins share a genomic window:
- the LOC139061245 gene encoding proline-rich protein 36-like isoform X1, translated as MRMHEKVKLKRRVIGSASSDVVALRRSRAGAQQFLSDTDRRRVIRTPEEQTAFDQQRREHNRERARLRRPDAAARPQEQSANRGPGQNSLLSSIGESKCAFRRKRRERLHSLPGQGQPDQSKLIRMDFAANEDPSEVRRTCGLTRGDVESRSPDSTVQMAGEQMPNDGRRQDLGHTDGSHSTEEREIALIVEYLQSGPPKGLASAEPSAASQDSRNELTCVSYTASTLAGSLDFRDQYCYSAGEVQARTGPAPARCEPTVPWMPASEEQSPLLFNALRAGDAPTQRPLPGLAAQAMITHREAGREMEASGGNESHAAAPFESVPSVPCTDANACRELTQSAAHYAWTLAGLHDESGNAPGRSRSRDYRKYEVPSLSFPGSEPPAIPKPRLDTFWQNSHEESCHNKEGPLASRSCPIMRSSLEQPPLVANRDVDITAILAIRTSRDSFPQSATRPHAFDAPVRVTLPPVARNTPHCSNPSTSFHQGNPGQYGLSDTGAPVGPIEMPRAATATAFGGQMRLGVAASVRSAPEQARPPAFASVEMKLSGAGRQQFMEVHGASFNTVHPANVTRQETHTALRGRSTGRDVQHAMRRPPVLVVQEHEPVPQPGSGQVQWPHEWQQADRRGAGPIRRGRKALAQPTAVAGLPRQIQSSANGTLWVVPHANASVGSQAALPSTSTPGSPALQQSGGRLPVGDNVFPAALLPCQLPPSSWPGGPTYPAPTPPPGPMPASGPLRTAGGQLVQTSSWNIPVSQPWTTPPITAAPSGKQLYSSPNDSLLPQPSPRSSAPLTARGRKRGRPRKLSPPAQPARAPQASAGPPGGGEEVNVAGPARPAEPPLRPQELTPAPPRAEYPVSPMTYHLHDVTEPDNFTEAEPFAEDDSWVLDNVIEILERDYPPIE; from the exons TCGGCGAATCGGGGACCAGGGCAAAACTCTCTGCTATCTTCGATCGGAGAATCCAAATGCGCCTTTCGGCGCAAGCGGCGGGAGCGTCTCCATAGCCTGCCCGGACAAGGACAACCCGATCAAAGTAAGTTGATTCGCATGGATTTTGCTGCGAATGAAGACCCGTCGGAGGTGCGTCGAACCTGCGGCCTAACAAGGGGCGACGTCGAAAGCcgctctccagacagcactgtaCAAATGGCGGGCGAACAAATGCCCAACGATGGACGACGACAGGACCTTGGACATACCGACGGATCGCACTCCACTGAAGAGCGGGAAATAGCGCTGATCGTGGAATACCTTCAATCAGGTCCTCCGAAAGGGCTTGCGTCAGCCGAACCGAGCGCGGCGAGCCAAGACAGCAGGAACGAGTTGACGTGCGTTTCGTACACTGCCTCGACGCTAGCGGGATCCCTAGATTTTCGCGACCAATACTGTTACTCCGCTGGGGAGGTACAGGCACGTACCGGACCTGCGCCCGCTCGGTGCGAGCCGACCGTTCCCTGGATGCCGGCGTCGGAAGAGCAATCCCCGCTTCTTTTCAATGCTCTTCGTGCGGGAGACGCGCCTACGCAACGCCCTCTGCCCGGCTTAGCTGCTCAAGCAATGATTACGCACAGAGAAGCGGGTCGAGAAATGGAGGCTTCCGGTGGCAATGAGTCTCACGCCGCCGCTCCGTTTGAATCCGTCCCGAGTGTGCCGTGTACCGATGCAAACGCGTGCCGCGAACTAACGCAATCAGCAGCACACTATGCATGGACGTTGGCAGGGCTTCACGACGAGTCCGGTAATGCGCCCGGCCGAAGCCGTTCACGCGATTACCGAAAGTACGAAGTACCCTCGCTGTCATTTCCCGGTAGCGAGCCGCCGGCGATTCCAAAGCCTCGTCTTGACACcttttggcagaactcgcacGAGGAAAGCTGTCACAACAAAGAAGGGCCACTAGCGTCCCGCTCGTGTCCGATTATGAGGTCATCATTGGAGCAGCCTCCGCTGGTCGCGAATAGGGATGTAGATATCACAGCGATTCTCGCGATTCGCACGTCCCGTGACTCATTCCCACAGTCGGCAACGCGACCTCATGCGTTTGACGCACCGGTGAGGGTAACGTTGCCACCGGTGGCACGCAACACGCCGCACTGTTCGAATCCGTCCACCTCATTTCATCAGGGCAATCCCGGACAGTATGGTCTCAGCGATACGGGGGCGCCCGTAGGGCCTATCGAAATGCCAAGAGCGGCCACGGCGACGGCTTTCGGTGGGCAAATGCGGCTTGGTGTCGCCGCCAGCGTTCGCTCAGCGCCAGAACAAGCGAGGCCGCCCGCATTCGCTTCAGTCGAGATGAAACTATCCGGTGCCGGCCGACAGCAGTTCATGGAAGTGCACGGAGCAAGCTTCAACACCGTGCATCCGGCGAACGTCACGCGGCAAGAGACGCACACGGCACTCCGCGGGAGAAGCACGGGTCGCGATGTCCAACACGCGATGCGTCGTCCGCCCGTGCTCGTGGTTCAGGAGCACGAGCCAGTGCCGCAGCCGGGATCGGGGCAGGTGCAGTGGCCACACGAGTGGCAGCAAGCCGACCGCCGCGGCGCGGGGCCGATCCGCCGAGGCCGAAAGGCTCTGGCGCAGCCGACCGCCGTCGCGGGCTTACCTCGCCAAATTCAGAGTTCGGCGAACGGCACCTTGTGGGTGGTGCCACACGCGAACGCTAGCGTCGGTTCACAGGCAGCACTTCCGTCGACCTCAACGCCAGGTTCGCCCGCGCTTCAGCAGTCGGGAGGACGCCTTCCCGTGGGGGACAACGTTTTCCCCGCCGCACTCTTGCCGTGCCAGCTGCCGCCCAGCTCCTGGCCAGGGGGACCGACGTATCCCGCACCGACACCTCCTCCCGGACCGATGCCTGCTTCCGGACCCCTGCGTACAGCCG GTGGGCAGCTCGTACAAACATCAAGCTGGAACATTCCAGTGTCGCAGCCTTGGACGACGCCACCGATCACAGCGGCACCGTCGGGGAAGCAGCTCTACAGTTCGCCTAATGACTCGCTGCTTCCTCAGCCTTCACCGCGAAGCTCCGCGCCATTGACAGCGCGAGGACGGAAGCGCGGCCGCCCGAGAAAGCTCTCGCCACCAGCACAACCAGCACGAGCACCACAGGCCAGTGCTGGACCACCAGGAGGAGGAGAGGAAGTGAATGTGGCCGGCCCTGCTAGGCCAGCCGAACCGCCGCTTCGACCGCAGGAACTGACGCCAGCGCCACCGCGTGCTGAATACCCAGTCTCGCCAATGACCTACCATCTCCATGATGTCACCGAGCCCGACAACTTTACGGAAGCGGAGCCTTTTGCCGAAGACGATTCTTGGGTTTTAGATAACGTTATTGAGATTTTGGAACGAGACTATCCGCCGATCGAGTGA
- the LOC139061245 gene encoding proline-rich protein 36-like isoform X2: MDFAANEDPSEVRRTCGLTRGDVESRSPDSTVQMAGEQMPNDGRRQDLGHTDGSHSTEEREIALIVEYLQSGPPKGLASAEPSAASQDSRNELTCVSYTASTLAGSLDFRDQYCYSAGEVQARTGPAPARCEPTVPWMPASEEQSPLLFNALRAGDAPTQRPLPGLAAQAMITHREAGREMEASGGNESHAAAPFESVPSVPCTDANACRELTQSAAHYAWTLAGLHDESGNAPGRSRSRDYRKYEVPSLSFPGSEPPAIPKPRLDTFWQNSHEESCHNKEGPLASRSCPIMRSSLEQPPLVANRDVDITAILAIRTSRDSFPQSATRPHAFDAPVRVTLPPVARNTPHCSNPSTSFHQGNPGQYGLSDTGAPVGPIEMPRAATATAFGGQMRLGVAASVRSAPEQARPPAFASVEMKLSGAGRQQFMEVHGASFNTVHPANVTRQETHTALRGRSTGRDVQHAMRRPPVLVVQEHEPVPQPGSGQVQWPHEWQQADRRGAGPIRRGRKALAQPTAVAGLPRQIQSSANGTLWVVPHANASVGSQAALPSTSTPGSPALQQSGGRLPVGDNVFPAALLPCQLPPSSWPGGPTYPAPTPPPGPMPASGPLRTAGGQLVQTSSWNIPVSQPWTTPPITAAPSGKQLYSSPNDSLLPQPSPRSSAPLTARGRKRGRPRKLSPPAQPARAPQASAGPPGGGEEVNVAGPARPAEPPLRPQELTPAPPRAEYPVSPMTYHLHDVTEPDNFTEAEPFAEDDSWVLDNVIEILERDYPPIE, from the exons ATGGATTTTGCTGCGAATGAAGACCCGTCGGAGGTGCGTCGAACCTGCGGCCTAACAAGGGGCGACGTCGAAAGCcgctctccagacagcactgtaCAAATGGCGGGCGAACAAATGCCCAACGATGGACGACGACAGGACCTTGGACATACCGACGGATCGCACTCCACTGAAGAGCGGGAAATAGCGCTGATCGTGGAATACCTTCAATCAGGTCCTCCGAAAGGGCTTGCGTCAGCCGAACCGAGCGCGGCGAGCCAAGACAGCAGGAACGAGTTGACGTGCGTTTCGTACACTGCCTCGACGCTAGCGGGATCCCTAGATTTTCGCGACCAATACTGTTACTCCGCTGGGGAGGTACAGGCACGTACCGGACCTGCGCCCGCTCGGTGCGAGCCGACCGTTCCCTGGATGCCGGCGTCGGAAGAGCAATCCCCGCTTCTTTTCAATGCTCTTCGTGCGGGAGACGCGCCTACGCAACGCCCTCTGCCCGGCTTAGCTGCTCAAGCAATGATTACGCACAGAGAAGCGGGTCGAGAAATGGAGGCTTCCGGTGGCAATGAGTCTCACGCCGCCGCTCCGTTTGAATCCGTCCCGAGTGTGCCGTGTACCGATGCAAACGCGTGCCGCGAACTAACGCAATCAGCAGCACACTATGCATGGACGTTGGCAGGGCTTCACGACGAGTCCGGTAATGCGCCCGGCCGAAGCCGTTCACGCGATTACCGAAAGTACGAAGTACCCTCGCTGTCATTTCCCGGTAGCGAGCCGCCGGCGATTCCAAAGCCTCGTCTTGACACcttttggcagaactcgcacGAGGAAAGCTGTCACAACAAAGAAGGGCCACTAGCGTCCCGCTCGTGTCCGATTATGAGGTCATCATTGGAGCAGCCTCCGCTGGTCGCGAATAGGGATGTAGATATCACAGCGATTCTCGCGATTCGCACGTCCCGTGACTCATTCCCACAGTCGGCAACGCGACCTCATGCGTTTGACGCACCGGTGAGGGTAACGTTGCCACCGGTGGCACGCAACACGCCGCACTGTTCGAATCCGTCCACCTCATTTCATCAGGGCAATCCCGGACAGTATGGTCTCAGCGATACGGGGGCGCCCGTAGGGCCTATCGAAATGCCAAGAGCGGCCACGGCGACGGCTTTCGGTGGGCAAATGCGGCTTGGTGTCGCCGCCAGCGTTCGCTCAGCGCCAGAACAAGCGAGGCCGCCCGCATTCGCTTCAGTCGAGATGAAACTATCCGGTGCCGGCCGACAGCAGTTCATGGAAGTGCACGGAGCAAGCTTCAACACCGTGCATCCGGCGAACGTCACGCGGCAAGAGACGCACACGGCACTCCGCGGGAGAAGCACGGGTCGCGATGTCCAACACGCGATGCGTCGTCCGCCCGTGCTCGTGGTTCAGGAGCACGAGCCAGTGCCGCAGCCGGGATCGGGGCAGGTGCAGTGGCCACACGAGTGGCAGCAAGCCGACCGCCGCGGCGCGGGGCCGATCCGCCGAGGCCGAAAGGCTCTGGCGCAGCCGACCGCCGTCGCGGGCTTACCTCGCCAAATTCAGAGTTCGGCGAACGGCACCTTGTGGGTGGTGCCACACGCGAACGCTAGCGTCGGTTCACAGGCAGCACTTCCGTCGACCTCAACGCCAGGTTCGCCCGCGCTTCAGCAGTCGGGAGGACGCCTTCCCGTGGGGGACAACGTTTTCCCCGCCGCACTCTTGCCGTGCCAGCTGCCGCCCAGCTCCTGGCCAGGGGGACCGACGTATCCCGCACCGACACCTCCTCCCGGACCGATGCCTGCTTCCGGACCCCTGCGTACAGCCG GTGGGCAGCTCGTACAAACATCAAGCTGGAACATTCCAGTGTCGCAGCCTTGGACGACGCCACCGATCACAGCGGCACCGTCGGGGAAGCAGCTCTACAGTTCGCCTAATGACTCGCTGCTTCCTCAGCCTTCACCGCGAAGCTCCGCGCCATTGACAGCGCGAGGACGGAAGCGCGGCCGCCCGAGAAAGCTCTCGCCACCAGCACAACCAGCACGAGCACCACAGGCCAGTGCTGGACCACCAGGAGGAGGAGAGGAAGTGAATGTGGCCGGCCCTGCTAGGCCAGCCGAACCGCCGCTTCGACCGCAGGAACTGACGCCAGCGCCACCGCGTGCTGAATACCCAGTCTCGCCAATGACCTACCATCTCCATGATGTCACCGAGCCCGACAACTTTACGGAAGCGGAGCCTTTTGCCGAAGACGATTCTTGGGTTTTAGATAACGTTATTGAGATTTTGGAACGAGACTATCCGCCGATCGAGTGA